A single genomic interval of Petroclostridium xylanilyticum harbors:
- a CDS encoding bifunctional riboflavin kinase/FAD synthetase, producing MRVVFSRDINSIETSQGIGIALGNFDGLHLGHMELVNRTMRICKDRNLRSMVYTFNDHPENIIAGKVVTPLITSNEMKADILRHYDLDYLYFEEFNEFFMKMDPEAFVKKILVEKFNVKAVIVGFDYRFGHKGAGDIQLLTIMAQEYGFYLDIVQPVKLGDVIVSSSIIRKLIREGDVEQASKFMNRLYTISGKVVRGKKLGNTIGFPTINLIPDDNLVLPSKGVYITNAVIDNHIFYSVTNVGENPTFQEKGIKIETYILNFEGNLYGSNVSIRFIKKIRDEKKFNSISELTNQIARDVEYANKYFSSKGIYNKINMC from the coding sequence ATGAGGGTTGTATTTTCAAGGGATATAAATAGTATAGAGACATCTCAGGGAATAGGTATAGCCTTGGGTAACTTTGATGGCTTGCACTTGGGCCATATGGAATTAGTGAATAGGACTATGCGTATATGCAAGGATAGAAATCTAAGGTCAATGGTTTATACCTTCAATGATCATCCTGAAAACATTATAGCAGGCAAAGTAGTTACACCTCTAATAACCTCTAATGAAATGAAAGCAGATATATTAAGGCATTATGATTTAGATTATTTATATTTTGAAGAGTTTAACGAATTTTTTATGAAAATGGATCCTGAGGCTTTCGTCAAGAAAATTTTAGTGGAAAAATTCAATGTTAAAGCTGTAATCGTTGGATTTGATTACCGGTTTGGACATAAAGGTGCTGGGGATATACAATTACTTACAATAATGGCACAAGAATACGGTTTTTATCTTGATATTGTACAGCCGGTGAAGTTGGGAGATGTAATTGTCAGCAGCAGCATCATCAGAAAGCTAATAAGGGAAGGCGATGTAGAGCAGGCTTCCAAATTTATGAACAGGTTATATACTATTTCCGGAAAGGTAGTAAGGGGAAAGAAACTTGGAAATACGATAGGTTTTCCTACTATTAATTTAATTCCGGATGATAATTTGGTTCTTCCATCAAAAGGCGTATATATTACCAATGCAGTTATAGATAACCATATATTTTATAGTGTAACAAACGTTGGAGAAAATCCTACATTTCAGGAAAAAGGAATAAAAATTGAAACCTATATTTTAAATTTTGAAGGTAACCTATATGGTAGTAATGTATCAATTCGATTTATAAAAAAAATAAGAGATGAAAAGAAATTTAATAGTATTAGTGAGTTAACAAACCAGATTGCAAGAGATGTTGAATACGCTAATAAATATTTTAGCAGTAAAGGTATTTACAATAAAATTAATATGTGTTAG
- a CDS encoding ClpP family protease: MNDDKEKKVEDDKENIESIKEFGASKVRSSRGNIHCLTIIGQIEGHITLPPQNKTTKYEHVIPQLIAIEENEEIDGLLVILNTVGGDVEAGLAIAEMIASMKKPTVSLVLGGGHSIGVPLAVAAKHSFIAPSATMTIHPIRMTGLVIGVSQTFEYFDRMQERVVQFVTRNSGISREKFRELMLKTGELANDVGTVLFGEDAVKNGLIDQLGGVSDALNKLYEMIEKKKESQKTNSTNMQKDDSNVQKDKTE, encoded by the coding sequence ATGAACGATGATAAGGAAAAAAAAGTTGAAGATGACAAAGAAAATATCGAAAGTATAAAAGAATTTGGTGCATCCAAAGTTAGAAGCTCCAGAGGCAATATTCATTGTTTAACCATTATCGGGCAAATAGAAGGTCATATTACACTTCCGCCACAAAATAAGACTACAAAATATGAACATGTTATTCCTCAACTGATAGCTATTGAAGAAAATGAAGAAATTGACGGATTGCTGGTAATTCTAAATACAGTAGGCGGAGATGTTGAAGCAGGACTTGCAATTGCAGAAATGATTGCAAGTATGAAGAAACCTACTGTTTCACTAGTACTGGGAGGAGGGCATAGCATCGGAGTACCACTGGCAGTTGCAGCAAAACACTCTTTTATTGCGCCTTCTGCTACAATGACAATCCATCCTATAAGAATGACAGGGTTGGTAATTGGAGTTTCACAGACCTTTGAATATTTTGATAGAATGCAAGAGAGAGTAGTGCAGTTTGTTACGAGAAATTCAGGAATATCCAGGGAAAAGTTTAGAGAGCTTATGCTGAAAACAGGAGAACTGGCAAATGATGTAGGGACAGTTCTATTTGGGGAAGATGCGGTGAAAAATGGTTTGATAGACCAACTGGGAGGAGTATCCGATGCGCTTAATAAATTATATGAGATGATTGAAAAAAAGAAAGAGAGCCAAAAAACTAATAGTACTAATATGCAGAAAGACGATAGTAATGTTCAAAAAGATAAAACTGAGTGA
- the rpsO gene encoding 30S ribosomal protein S15, producing MLKEVKQSIIDTYKLHENDTGSPEVQIALLTERINHLNEHLNVHRKDHHSRRGLLKMVGQRRGLLNYLAKRDIERYRNIVEKLNLRR from the coding sequence ATGTTAAAAGAGGTAAAACAATCCATTATTGATACTTATAAACTTCATGAGAATGATACCGGTTCTCCAGAGGTTCAGATTGCTTTGCTTACAGAAAGAATTAACCATCTAAATGAGCACCTTAACGTGCACAGAAAAGACCACCACTCAAGAAGAGGTCTTTTAAAAATGGTTGGTCAGCGTAGAGGCTTGTTAAACTATTTGGCAAAGAGGGATATCGAAAGATACCGTAATATTGTTGAAAAATTGAACTTAAGAAGGTAA
- the metA gene encoding homoserine O-acetyltransferase MetA translates to MPIKIPDSLPAVETLNNENIFVMTEKRAVHQDIRPLRIVILNLMPTKIATETQLLRLLGNSPLQVEIELLHTKTYKAKNTSEEHLITFYKTFEDIKNQKFDGMVITGAPVEHLEFEEVDYWEELKQIMEWSVHNVTSTFHICWAAQAGLYYHFKIPKYPLDEKMFGVFPHTVNKKNVKLLRGFDDEFFAPHSRHTEIRREDIEKIPKLEILSESEAAGIYIVATNDGRQIFVTGHSEYDPLTLKGEYERDINKGLNIAIPKNYFLNDDPTKPPIVKWRGHANLLFSNWLNYYVYQETPYDLNEIA, encoded by the coding sequence ATGCCAATAAAAATACCAGATAGCCTGCCGGCAGTAGAAACTCTTAACAATGAAAATATTTTTGTAATGACTGAAAAACGTGCTGTTCATCAGGATATCCGGCCGCTCAGGATTGTTATCTTAAATTTGATGCCGACAAAAATTGCTACAGAAACACAACTGCTTCGTCTACTTGGAAATTCTCCCCTCCAGGTGGAAATAGAGTTGCTACATACAAAAACATACAAAGCTAAAAACACTTCTGAAGAACATTTAATTACTTTTTACAAAACTTTTGAGGATATCAAAAACCAGAAATTTGATGGAATGGTCATAACAGGTGCCCCTGTTGAGCACCTTGAATTTGAAGAAGTGGATTACTGGGAAGAATTAAAACAAATTATGGAATGGTCAGTGCATAATGTTACTTCGACATTTCATATTTGTTGGGCAGCTCAGGCAGGACTTTATTATCACTTTAAAATACCTAAATACCCGCTGGATGAAAAGATGTTTGGCGTATTTCCTCATACTGTCAACAAAAAAAATGTAAAACTCCTCCGGGGTTTTGATGATGAGTTTTTTGCTCCACATTCAAGGCATACAGAAATCCGGCGGGAAGATATTGAGAAAATTCCTAAACTGGAGATTTTATCAGAGTCAGAAGCTGCAGGGATTTATATCGTTGCAACAAACGACGGCCGCCAGATTTTTGTAACCGGACATTCAGAATATGATCCTTTAACTCTAAAAGGAGAGTATGAACGCGATATTAATAAAGGTCTTAATATTGCAATCCCAAAAAACTATTTTTTAAATGATGACCCTACAAAGCCTCCAATAGTAAAATGGAGAGGACATGCAAACCTGTTATTCTCAAACTGGCTAAATTACTATGTATATCAGGAAACACCTTATGATTTAAATGAGATTGCATGA
- the dpsA gene encoding dipicolinate synthase subunit DpsA has protein sequence MKNGKSFAIIGGDLRQIKMANGLAKDGYGVKIFGFSDIEFHKDIIQANNIQEAVSGVDVIVAPLPCSLDNETVNAPFYNERIYFNDLFKQMLRNQLFVGGKISEKINNLAKVYNIYVIDYFEREELTVLNAIPTAEGAIQIAMEELPITLHNSNCLVLGFGRIGKILSKMLVGIGANVTVEARKYEDLAWIKSYGYTGVHLNKLGEIIGNYDVIFNTIPSVILNTEILSKIKKDCLVIDLASKPGGVDFDMARDMGIKTIWALSLPGKVAPDTAGDIIKDTIFNIIDELGV, from the coding sequence ATGAAAAACGGAAAAAGCTTTGCAATTATAGGTGGAGATCTACGTCAAATAAAGATGGCAAATGGACTAGCAAAAGATGGATACGGCGTTAAGATTTTTGGCTTTAGTGATATAGAATTCCATAAAGATATTATACAAGCTAATAATATTCAAGAAGCGGTTAGTGGTGTAGATGTGATCGTTGCTCCTCTACCATGTTCCCTTGACAACGAAACAGTGAATGCTCCTTTTTATAATGAAAGGATATATTTTAACGACTTATTTAAACAAATGTTAAGAAACCAACTTTTTGTCGGAGGAAAAATAAGTGAAAAAATTAATAATCTTGCGAAAGTATATAATATCTATGTCATAGATTATTTTGAAAGAGAGGAATTAACTGTATTAAATGCTATACCTACTGCTGAAGGAGCAATACAAATTGCTATGGAAGAGCTGCCAATTACATTACATAATAGCAACTGTTTGGTTTTAGGCTTTGGCCGTATAGGAAAGATTCTTTCCAAAATGCTTGTGGGCATTGGGGCCAATGTTACCGTGGAAGCGAGAAAATATGAAGATTTAGCTTGGATAAAGAGCTATGGCTATACTGGAGTCCATTTAAATAAGCTAGGGGAAATCATAGGGAACTATGATGTTATTTTTAACACTATTCCAAGCGTAATTTTAAACACTGAAATACTTTCAAAAATAAAAAAGGATTGTCTGGTAATTGATTTAGCATCAAAACCAGGAGGAGTTGATTTTGATATGGCTAGAGATATGGGGATCAAAACCATATGGGCATTATCTTTGCCGGGCAAAGTTGCTCCGGATACTGCAGGGGATATTATTAAAGATACAATATTTAATATTATTGATGAATTGGGGGTGTAG
- a CDS encoding undecaprenyl-diphosphate phosphatase, with the protein MNTFVAIILGIVQGLTEFLPVSSSGHLVIFQELFGMNELEQSHLLFDTLLHFGTLLSICLVYSKDIYHLIKEFFEMMADIPKGNININSSPYRRMVMLLITATIPAVIIGFLFKDAFETMFKSIRVVGFTLLFTGFLLWITSKLIPGSKDEKNVKYSNAFVIGLFQSLAITPGISRSGSTIVGALLNGLKKEFAVKFSFLMSIPAILGAAVLQVPDLMKQGFNSTDVFSYTAGTLAAAITGFIAIKFLINLLNRGKFYLFSYYCWTVGIFIIIYSLLK; encoded by the coding sequence ATGAATACATTTGTTGCAATCATACTGGGGATTGTACAGGGGTTGACTGAATTTTTACCAGTTAGCAGTTCAGGGCATCTGGTAATTTTTCAAGAATTATTCGGTATGAATGAACTTGAACAAAGTCATTTACTGTTTGATACCTTGCTTCATTTTGGAACTTTGCTATCTATTTGCTTGGTATATAGCAAAGACATATATCATTTGATAAAAGAGTTTTTTGAGATGATGGCAGATATTCCTAAAGGTAATATAAATATTAATTCATCACCTTACAGAAGAATGGTCATGCTTCTTATTACTGCAACTATTCCAGCAGTAATAATAGGTTTTCTTTTTAAAGATGCCTTTGAGACTATGTTTAAGTCTATCCGGGTAGTAGGATTTACGCTGTTATTTACCGGATTTTTATTGTGGATTACCAGTAAATTAATTCCTGGATCTAAAGATGAAAAAAATGTAAAATACTCCAATGCCTTTGTGATAGGCTTGTTTCAAAGTCTTGCCATAACACCGGGAATTTCCCGTTCCGGCTCAACAATAGTAGGTGCATTATTGAATGGTCTTAAAAAAGAATTTGCCGTAAAGTTTTCTTTTTTAATGTCTATTCCTGCCATTCTGGGAGCAGCAGTATTACAGGTACCGGATTTAATGAAGCAAGGGTTCAATAGCACTGATGTATTTTCTTATACTGCAGGAACTTTGGCAGCAGCAATTACAGGATTTATAGCAATTAAGTTTTTAATTAACCTGCTGAACAGGGGAAAGTTCTATTTATTTTCATATTACTGCTGGACAGTAGGTATATTTATCATTATTTACAGCTTGTTAAAATAG
- a CDS encoding polyribonucleotide nucleotidyltransferase encodes MHRTFSMNLAGRQLTIETGKLAQLANGSVLVRYGDTVVLVTATAADKPREGIDFFPLSVDYEERLYAVGKIPGSFMKREGKPTEKAILTSRVIDRPIRPLFPKDFRNDVAVVATVLSVEQDNSPEIAAMIGASAALSISDIPFNGPIGGVLVGLVDGQFIINPTVQQREKSILNLTVAGSRDKVVMIEAGAKEVPEDVMLEAIMFGHEEIKKICNFIDEIVKEIGKSKFEYQSFEVDETLYNDIKEYAYEKIQAALDTDDKKTREENLKVVYDDVFEHFAEKYPDMQMQMGEALYKLQKYTVRRWILDEGKRPDGRGMTEIRPLAAEVGLLPRTHGSGLFTRGQTQVLTVATLGAMGDVQLLDGLEEEETKRYMHHYNFPSFSVGETKPSRGPGRREIGHGALAERALEPVIPSEEEFPYAIRLVSEVLSSNGSTSQGSVCGSTLALMDAGVPIKAPVAGISVGLVTEGDRFITMTDIQGLEDFFGDMDFKVAGTKKGITAIQMDIKIDGLTREIIEQALKQTREARIYILDEVMLKAIDKPRAELSPYAPKIMTTTIDPEKIREVIGPGGKIIQKIIADTGVKIDIEDDGRVFIATTDAAAGQKALRIIEGIAKDVEVGQVYLGKVARIMNFGAFVEFLPGKEGLVHISKLDRKRVEKVEDVVNVGDEILVKVVEIDKQGRINLSRKDALPELDEENK; translated from the coding sequence ATGCATAGAACTTTCAGCATGAATTTGGCAGGAAGGCAGCTTACTATAGAAACAGGTAAATTAGCTCAATTGGCAAATGGTTCAGTATTGGTACGTTATGGTGATACAGTAGTTTTAGTAACAGCTACCGCGGCTGATAAACCAAGAGAAGGTATAGATTTTTTTCCTCTTAGTGTAGATTATGAAGAGAGGCTTTATGCAGTAGGAAAAATACCGGGCAGTTTTATGAAAAGAGAAGGAAAGCCCACTGAAAAAGCGATATTGACTTCAAGGGTAATCGACAGGCCTATTCGTCCTCTATTCCCAAAAGATTTTAGAAATGATGTAGCTGTGGTAGCTACAGTTCTTTCTGTAGAGCAGGATAACTCGCCGGAAATTGCAGCTATGATTGGTGCATCTGCAGCATTATCTATTTCTGATATACCTTTTAACGGGCCTATTGGAGGTGTTTTGGTAGGGTTAGTAGATGGACAATTTATTATCAACCCTACGGTTCAACAAAGGGAGAAGAGCATACTCAACCTCACCGTAGCAGGATCACGGGACAAGGTAGTAATGATAGAAGCTGGTGCAAAAGAGGTTCCAGAAGATGTAATGCTTGAAGCCATTATGTTTGGCCATGAGGAAATCAAAAAAATATGCAATTTTATTGATGAGATTGTCAAAGAAATAGGTAAGTCCAAATTTGAATATCAGTCATTTGAGGTTGATGAGACGCTTTATAATGACATAAAGGAATATGCTTATGAAAAGATTCAAGCGGCTTTAGATACCGATGACAAAAAAACCAGGGAAGAAAATCTTAAAGTAGTATACGATGACGTATTCGAGCATTTTGCTGAGAAATACCCGGATATGCAGATGCAAATGGGAGAAGCACTGTACAAACTTCAAAAATATACTGTAAGAAGATGGATATTGGATGAGGGCAAGCGGCCGGATGGCAGAGGAATGACAGAGATAAGGCCTCTGGCTGCTGAAGTCGGTCTGCTTCCCAGAACCCATGGGTCCGGACTGTTTACAAGAGGACAAACGCAGGTGCTTACTGTTGCAACCTTAGGTGCAATGGGAGATGTGCAATTGCTCGATGGGTTAGAAGAAGAAGAAACCAAGAGGTACATGCATCACTATAATTTCCCATCTTTTAGCGTGGGTGAAACCAAACCATCAAGAGGTCCGGGCAGAAGAGAAATAGGACATGGTGCCTTGGCAGAAAGAGCTTTGGAACCTGTTATCCCAAGTGAAGAAGAATTTCCTTATGCAATTAGGCTGGTTTCAGAAGTATTAAGTTCCAACGGTTCAACTTCACAAGGCAGTGTTTGTGGCAGTACATTGGCACTGATGGATGCCGGTGTGCCTATTAAAGCTCCGGTAGCAGGTATTTCGGTGGGATTGGTTACTGAAGGAGACAGGTTTATTACTATGACCGATATACAGGGGCTGGAAGACTTTTTTGGAGACATGGATTTCAAGGTAGCCGGGACCAAAAAAGGAATCACTGCCATACAGATGGACATTAAGATAGACGGGCTTACCCGTGAGATAATTGAACAGGCTTTAAAACAAACAAGAGAGGCCAGGATATATATTCTGGATGAAGTGATGTTGAAAGCAATAGATAAACCAAGGGCAGAGTTGTCACCCTATGCCCCAAAAATAATGACTACAACCATTGACCCTGAAAAGATTAGAGAAGTTATTGGTCCGGGCGGAAAGATTATACAAAAGATCATTGCCGATACGGGAGTTAAAATTGATATTGAAGATGACGGACGGGTATTTATAGCAACTACTGATGCAGCAGCCGGGCAGAAAGCTTTAAGGATTATAGAAGGAATTGCGAAAGATGTGGAAGTAGGACAGGTTTACCTGGGCAAAGTGGCAAGAATAATGAACTTTGGTGCTTTTGTCGAATTCCTTCCCGGAAAAGAAGGCTTGGTACATATTTCAAAATTAGATAGAAAGCGTGTTGAAAAAGTTGAAGACGTAGTAAATGTGGGAGATGAAATTCTGGTAAAAGTTGTAGAGATTGATAAACAAGGCAGAATTAATCTTTCCAGGAAAGATGCCCTACCTGAGTTAGATGAAGAAAATAAGTAA
- a CDS encoding dipicolinate synthase subunit B: protein MDIKGLTIGFALTGSFCTFTKVIPEVANLVKEGVKVIPIMSENAYSIDTRFGKAQDFVQQLEEITGNQVISSISAAEPIGPKALLDALIIAPCTGNTLSKLANAVTDTSVTMAAKAHLRNLRPVIIAVSTNDGLGANAKNIGLLLNTKNIYLVPFQQDDPVHKYNSLIAKMSLIIPTLKKALDGEQIQPIILGTDE from the coding sequence ATGGATATAAAAGGGTTAACAATAGGCTTTGCCTTAACAGGGTCCTTTTGTACTTTTACAAAGGTAATACCCGAAGTGGCGAACCTTGTAAAAGAAGGTGTAAAAGTGATCCCAATCATGTCAGAAAATGCATATTCCATAGATACAAGATTTGGAAAAGCCCAAGATTTTGTACAGCAATTAGAGGAAATCACAGGAAACCAGGTTATTAGCAGTATAAGTGCTGCTGAACCCATAGGTCCTAAAGCATTGTTAGATGCTCTAATTATTGCACCGTGTACAGGTAATACACTTTCCAAATTGGCTAATGCTGTAACCGATACATCTGTAACGATGGCAGCAAAAGCTCATCTGAGGAATCTAAGGCCGGTAATTATTGCAGTTTCGACGAATGATGGACTGGGGGCAAATGCAAAGAATATTGGTTTACTGTTAAATACCAAGAATATCTATCTTGTTCCTTTCCAGCAGGATGACCCGGTTCATAAGTATAATTCACTGATTGCAAAAATGAGCCTGATTATTCCTACTTTGAAAAAAGCACTGGACGGAGAACAGATTCAGCCGATTATATTAGGTACGGATGAGTAA
- a CDS encoding YlzJ-like family protein, which yields MIIHSIIPHEIIFAQQREEAVTTQYIIVKGELLEVTPLSSNQYRVNRIISTCLKPYLEPQFQPGAIIEYNI from the coding sequence GTGATCATTCATTCAATTATCCCGCATGAAATTATATTTGCACAACAAAGGGAAGAGGCTGTAACAACGCAGTATATTATTGTTAAGGGAGAACTTCTGGAGGTTACCCCGCTTTCCTCAAACCAATATAGAGTAAACCGTATTATCAGCACTTGTCTAAAACCCTACTTAGAGCCTCAATTCCAGCCTGGAGCTATCATAGAATATAATATATAG
- a CDS encoding M16 family metallopeptidase, with protein sequence MYKLHTLKNGVRVVSEYIPYVRSVSLGIWIGTGSRSESKKNNGISHFIEHMLFKGTVNRTAKDIAESIDCIGGQLNAFTGKEYTCFYTKTLDTHLDIAIDVLSDMLFNSKIDQNDIDIERKVILEEINMYEDSPEELVHDILSEVIWAGNPLGYPILGTGESLNQINREEILSYMRDNYTPANTVIAIAGNFDYEKTMDLISNKFEKWKVENNKQSVYSETKFNNDIIFRFKDTEQAHICIGFQGIEQGDDSIYDLLVINNIFGGGMSSRLFQKIREEKGLAYSVYSYPSSYQKAGLFTIYAGMNPSQISEVVKLIFEEINLLNKNKIAEEELIKAKEQLKGNYILGLESTSSRMNSIGKSELLLRKIRTPDEILDRINLITVETVSNMIDRIFSNKNISISVVGTIDENLDLKKLII encoded by the coding sequence ATGTATAAACTGCATACGTTAAAAAATGGTGTTAGAGTAGTATCGGAGTATATTCCTTACGTGAGGTCTGTATCGCTGGGTATTTGGATAGGCACCGGATCAAGAAGTGAAAGTAAAAAAAACAATGGTATTTCTCATTTTATAGAACACATGCTGTTCAAAGGAACTGTTAATAGAACTGCTAAAGATATTGCTGAAAGTATTGATTGTATAGGTGGACAACTTAATGCTTTTACGGGGAAGGAGTATACCTGTTTTTATACCAAGACGCTGGACACCCACCTGGATATTGCTATCGATGTATTATCAGATATGTTATTTAATTCTAAGATAGATCAAAATGATATTGATATAGAAAGAAAAGTTATTTTAGAAGAAATTAATATGTATGAAGATTCTCCTGAAGAATTAGTACATGATATTTTATCTGAGGTTATATGGGCAGGAAACCCGTTAGGTTATCCTATTTTAGGAACCGGAGAATCTTTAAATCAAATCAATAGAGAAGAAATACTGAGTTATATGCGTGACAACTACACGCCAGCCAATACGGTTATTGCAATTGCCGGAAATTTTGACTATGAAAAAACAATGGATTTAATAAGCAATAAGTTTGAGAAGTGGAAAGTAGAAAATAATAAACAAAGTGTTTATTCAGAAACTAAATTTAATAATGATATTATTTTTAGATTTAAGGATACGGAACAGGCTCATATCTGCATTGGTTTTCAGGGAATAGAACAGGGAGATGACAGTATTTATGACCTGCTGGTTATAAACAATATATTTGGTGGTGGTATGAGCTCGAGATTATTTCAAAAGATAAGAGAAGAAAAGGGGCTGGCATATTCTGTATATTCCTACCCTTCATCTTATCAGAAAGCAGGCCTGTTTACTATATATGCGGGTATGAATCCGTCACAAATAAGTGAAGTAGTAAAATTAATCTTTGAGGAAATTAATCTGCTAAATAAAAATAAAATAGCGGAAGAAGAGTTAATCAAAGCAAAGGAACAGCTGAAGGGCAACTATATATTAGGGTTAGAAAGTACCAGCAGTAGAATGAATAGTATTGGGAAGTCGGAGTTGCTATTAAGGAAAATTAGGACTCCTGATGAAATTCTGGATAGAATTAATTTAATAACGGTTGAAACTGTAAGCAATATGATAGATAGGATATTTAGCAATAAAAATATTAGTATTTCAGTAGTTGGTACAATTGATGAAAATTTAGACCTTAAAAAATTAATTATATAA
- the truB gene encoding tRNA pseudouridine(55) synthase TruB produces the protein MDGVINILKPSGMTSHDVVSFIRKCTHIKKVGHTGTLDPGAAGVLPICIGKATKVADMLSGQDKQYRAELKLGITTDTQDSFGQIISEQKVIISREIIEESVYSFKGTIEQVPPMYSAIKVKGQKLYELARKGVEVKREPRQIKIYDIKVLNIDFDNNTVLLDVQCSKGTYIRTLCFDIGEKIGCGAHMSFLLRTRSGNFTLDQAITIEELERCAKENKLNNLLTPVDKLFCDFPFITVNSNVEKKIVNGNQVSVDLIENKSGLRKGTICRIYNGRGVFLCLSQVVQKLDNGLYLKLLKSFF, from the coding sequence GTGGACGGAGTTATAAACATTCTTAAACCCAGTGGGATGACCTCCCATGATGTAGTCAGTTTCATCAGAAAATGTACTCATATAAAAAAAGTAGGACATACCGGCACCCTGGATCCAGGTGCTGCAGGTGTTTTACCTATATGTATTGGTAAAGCAACCAAGGTTGCTGATATGTTATCCGGACAGGACAAGCAGTACCGGGCTGAATTAAAGTTAGGAATTACAACCGATACACAGGATAGTTTCGGGCAAATCATCAGTGAGCAAAAGGTTATTATTTCCAGGGAAATAATAGAGGAATCGGTTTACAGTTTTAAAGGAACAATTGAGCAAGTGCCGCCTATGTATTCTGCCATTAAGGTAAAAGGTCAGAAGCTGTATGAACTGGCTAGAAAAGGTGTGGAAGTCAAAAGAGAACCACGGCAGATAAAAATATATGACATAAAGGTTCTCAATATTGATTTTGATAACAATACTGTTCTTTTAGATGTACAATGCTCCAAAGGAACCTATATCAGGACTCTGTGTTTTGATATTGGGGAAAAGATAGGCTGTGGAGCCCATATGTCGTTCCTTTTAAGAACTAGAAGTGGAAATTTCACTCTTGACCAGGCAATAACGATAGAAGAGCTGGAACGATGTGCCAAAGAAAATAAATTAAATAATTTATTAACGCCTGTTGATAAATTATTTTGTGATTTTCCTTTTATTACTGTAAATTCTAACGTTGAAAAGAAGATTGTTAACGGTAATCAAGTATCAGTTGATTTAATAGAAAACAAAAGTGGTTTAAGAAAAGGGACGATTTGCAGGATTTATAACGGGAGAGGTGTTTTTTTGTGCCTGTCACAAGTGGTCCAAAAATTAGATAATGGGCTTTATCTTAAGCTGTTAAAAAGTTTCTTTTGA